Proteins encoded together in one Marispirochaeta sp. window:
- the lptC gene encoding LPS export ABC transporter periplasmic protein LptC — MNLRRLLYIAAAAAVLGSACSLEYQEMAESLDDETPSLRMSSVTVVTVEEGWEKFRIKAESLEDYDNTLQRIIQGADFTEYNSDGEVSAQGRADRIEFDTRSDNAVLEGSISFTSVSDKTTVAADYLEWNDKDRRLSGKPEGEVFLERDNGTRIQGFGFSADFPSRVFRFSRGVSGRYVFDSEESSEESP; from the coding sequence GTGAATCTGCGCCGGCTCCTCTATATCGCGGCCGCTGCGGCAGTCCTGGGAAGCGCCTGCAGCCTGGAATATCAGGAAATGGCTGAATCCCTGGACGACGAGACTCCTTCCTTAAGGATGAGTTCCGTTACGGTGGTCACGGTAGAAGAGGGGTGGGAAAAATTCCGGATTAAAGCCGAATCCCTGGAAGATTACGATAACACCTTGCAACGTATCATTCAGGGTGCCGATTTCACCGAGTACAACAGTGATGGCGAAGTGAGCGCCCAGGGCCGGGCCGACCGGATTGAGTTCGATACCCGCAGCGACAACGCTGTGCTGGAGGGCAGTATCAGTTTTACCTCTGTCAGCGACAAGACGACAGTGGCTGCAGATTACCTGGAGTGGAACGACAAAGATCGCCGTCTTTCCGGGAAACCCGAAGGTGAGGTATTCCTGGAACGTGACAACGGTACCCGGATACAGGGCTTCGGTTTCAGTGCTGATTTTCCCTCCCGTGTATTTCGCTTCAGCCGGGGCGTTTCCGGCCGTTACGTTTTCGATTCTGAAGAGAGCAGTGAGGAGTCACCGTGA
- the lptB gene encoding LPS export ABC transporter ATP-binding protein, producing the protein MSELIVEGLAKSFGKKVAVKDVSFAMQNGEIVGLLGPNGAGKTTVFYMIVGFIKSGGGTILLDEEEITHLPMFKRARLGISYLPQEPSIFRKLTVEDNIRAILETRRDMDHQERKNKQEELLEELGIVHVRRQKGYTLSGGERRRTEIARSLAAAPRFLLLDEPFAGIDPIAVHEIKRIVRSLASKGIGILITDHNVRDTLEITDRSYIINMGEILVSGGRMDILESETAREIYLGAEFRM; encoded by the coding sequence GTGAGTGAACTGATTGTGGAGGGGCTTGCGAAGTCTTTTGGGAAGAAAGTTGCGGTAAAAGACGTCAGCTTTGCCATGCAGAACGGGGAAATCGTCGGCCTCCTGGGACCTAATGGCGCAGGCAAGACCACAGTCTTTTATATGATCGTCGGTTTCATCAAATCCGGCGGAGGCACGATCCTGCTTGACGAGGAGGAGATAACCCATCTTCCCATGTTCAAACGCGCCCGGCTGGGAATATCCTACCTGCCTCAGGAACCCTCGATATTCCGGAAGCTGACTGTGGAAGACAACATCCGGGCCATCCTGGAGACCCGCCGGGATATGGACCACCAGGAGCGGAAGAACAAACAGGAGGAGCTCCTGGAGGAGTTGGGCATAGTCCATGTACGGCGTCAGAAAGGATACACCCTTTCAGGGGGAGAGCGGCGGCGGACTGAGATTGCCCGGTCCCTGGCTGCGGCGCCCCGTTTTCTGCTGCTGGATGAACCCTTCGCGGGGATTGATCCTATCGCCGTGCATGAAATCAAGCGCATCGTCCGTTCCCTGGCATCCAAGGGAATCGGAATCCTTATAACCGACCACAATGTCCGGGACACATTGGAGATCACCGACCGCTCCTATATAATCAATATGGGGGAAATCCTGGTAAGCGGCGGCCGAATGGACATTCTGGAGAGCGAGACCGCCAGAGAGATCTACCTGGGGGCGGAATTCCGTATGTAA